A genome region from Mesorhizobium sp. B2-1-8 includes the following:
- a CDS encoding inositol monophosphatase family protein, translated as MTHDLDARMHFAIDLAWRAGELGLQYFRDLDSLTIESKGHQDLVSQADREVELFIRAAIAADYPQDGIVGEEHASVAGSTGHVWVIDPIDGTANFVRGIPAWCVVIACARDGETIVGVIHEPSTGETFHGRLGGGAFVNGRPIRTSAATSLEEGSVGTGFSNRAEAENITVLIKKILAEGGVFFRNASGALMLAYVASGRLLGYVEEHMNAWDCVAGMLLIEEAGGTILKANPKTVLQSGTQVITGGKGVFSKLQELCTGVFTPGSGSKSQEA; from the coding sequence GTGACACATGACCTCGACGCACGCATGCACTTCGCGATTGATCTGGCGTGGCGCGCCGGCGAGCTCGGCCTGCAATATTTCCGGGATCTCGACAGCCTGACCATCGAGAGCAAGGGCCATCAGGACCTGGTCTCGCAAGCCGACCGCGAAGTCGAACTGTTCATCCGCGCGGCGATCGCCGCCGACTATCCGCAGGACGGCATCGTCGGCGAGGAGCACGCCTCGGTCGCCGGCTCGACAGGCCATGTCTGGGTGATCGACCCCATCGACGGCACCGCCAATTTCGTACGCGGCATTCCGGCCTGGTGCGTGGTGATCGCTTGCGCAAGGGATGGAGAGACGATCGTCGGCGTCATCCACGAGCCGTCGACCGGTGAGACCTTCCACGGAAGGCTGGGCGGCGGCGCCTTCGTCAACGGCCGGCCGATCAGGACGAGCGCGGCGACCAGCCTGGAAGAGGGCTCGGTGGGCACAGGCTTCTCGAACCGGGCCGAGGCCGAAAACATCACCGTGCTGATCAAGAAGATCCTGGCCGAGGGCGGCGTCTTCTTCCGAAACGCGTCCGGCGCGCTGATGCTCGCCTATGTCGCCTCGGGCCGACTGCTCGGCTATGTGGAAGAACACATGAACGCCTGGGACTGCGTGGCCGGCATGCTGCTGATCGAGGAAGCCGGCGGCACGATCCTGAAGGCGAATCCGAAGACGGTGTTGCAGAGCGGGACACAGGTCATCACAGGCGGCAAGGGTGTGTTTTCGAAGCTGCAAGAGCTGTGTACTGGTGTTTTTACGCCCGGATCAGGCAGCAAATCTCAGGAAGCGTGA
- a CDS encoding DUF6481 family protein, giving the protein MAIYREKDIFERRNAATEAKKALLERFKSKPAADDPAVLARQAERKAILAAREIREAEKARLKQEKLAREAIEKAEREAAAEAARIAAEEAAQAEAKLREAEENERIARLLADEAERKAKRDARYAARKQRTGRTPPGFTGR; this is encoded by the coding sequence TTGGCTATCTACAGGGAAAAAGACATTTTCGAGCGGCGCAATGCCGCGACCGAGGCAAAGAAGGCGCTTCTGGAGCGCTTCAAGTCAAAGCCGGCAGCAGACGATCCCGCAGTGCTGGCACGACAGGCCGAACGCAAGGCGATCCTTGCGGCTCGCGAGATCCGCGAGGCCGAGAAGGCTAGGCTGAAGCAGGAAAAGCTGGCGCGCGAAGCGATTGAGAAGGCCGAGCGTGAGGCAGCAGCCGAAGCGGCGCGCATTGCCGCCGAAGAGGCAGCGCAAGCGGAAGCCAAGCTTCGGGAAGCTGAAGAGAACGAGCGTATTGCTCGTTTGCTTGCCGATGAAGCCGAGCGAAAGGCAAAGCGCGACGCGCGCTATGCGGCACGCAAGCAGCGCACCGGCAGGACACCTCCCGGCTTTACGGGTCGCTAA
- a CDS encoding arylamine N-acetyltransferase family protein, translating to MNDAPFDLDAYFARIGHAGSRDASLDTLKTLHFLHPQAIPFENMDPFLGRPVRLDAASLQDKIVLDGRGGYCFEHNLIFMHALKALGFEVGGLAARVLWGQSEDAITARSHMLLRVEFDGRTYIADVGFGGLTLTAPLLLEPDLEQTTPHETFRIIETGDHFRLQAAVGGDWRSLYRFDLQPQYEVDYSVVNYFLSTNPASHFLTSVLAARAAPDRRYALRGNRLSIHHIDGRTEQKQITTAAELADTLEGLLGITIPDRAAFEARVREKKIVETRI from the coding sequence ATGAACGACGCTCCCTTCGACCTCGACGCCTATTTCGCCCGGATCGGCCATGCCGGTTCCAGGGATGCTTCGCTCGACACGCTGAAGACGCTTCATTTCCTGCATCCGCAGGCGATCCCTTTCGAGAACATGGATCCGTTTCTGGGGCGCCCAGTCCGATTGGACGCCGCATCGCTACAGGACAAGATCGTCCTTGACGGGCGTGGCGGCTATTGCTTCGAGCACAATCTCATTTTCATGCATGCGCTGAAGGCGCTTGGCTTCGAGGTCGGCGGCCTCGCCGCGCGTGTGCTCTGGGGTCAGAGCGAGGACGCGATCACGGCGCGCAGCCACATGCTTTTGCGCGTCGAGTTCGACGGCCGGACCTATATAGCCGATGTCGGCTTCGGTGGCCTGACCCTGACGGCCCCGCTGCTGCTCGAGCCGGACCTCGAACAGACGACCCCGCACGAAACGTTCCGCATCATCGAAACCGGCGACCACTTCCGCCTGCAGGCCGCTGTCGGCGGCGACTGGCGCTCGCTGTATCGCTTCGACCTGCAGCCGCAATATGAGGTCGACTATTCCGTCGTCAACTATTTCCTGTCGACCAACCCGGCATCGCATTTCCTGACCTCGGTTTTGGCGGCGCGCGCCGCGCCGGACCGGCGCTACGCCTTGCGAGGCAATCGCCTGTCGATCCACCACATCGATGGCCGAACCGAGCAGAAGCAGATCACCACCGCCGCCGAACTCGCCGACACGCTGGAAGGCCTGCTCGGCATCACTATTCCCGACCGTGCCGCCTTCGAGGCCAGGGTGCGCGAGAAGAAGATCGTGGAGACCCGTATATGA
- a CDS encoding ABC transporter permease, with amino-acid sequence MTALKLLSRTKLYWGLIAIFLIGVLGSPVSSKGNNIFLSYGNLLDVLRQVSTTGLIATGMTAVIITGGIDLSVGSLMAICSVVCAMLLTVPGVTPGVVLGVPTVALVALCLGIVVTRFIFLNLEKSRAGADAAARDVRLDTVRGLVTPAIVGVVLCCLSLWYLLPQIEPKFGVLGVLLVAPCVGLLFGAINGFIIVGGRLQPFIVTLAMMVTALGIARLTAGQNNAVLPVYTGSNATADFELLRSLVFGVIPMPGLFFLGAIVIYGAVLRFTPFGRYVYAIGGNEEAARLSGIAAGRVKIATYAISGLLAGIAAVLYVAQYRQGKPDAGAGLELDAIAAVVIGGTSLMGGRGSLTGTFCGVLIFGLLSNILQLHNINSNLQLVLKGMIIIGTVLVQERNAGDLLAYLRLPGAAHKETAAAKRPSQETPSLNLGGNKK; translated from the coding sequence ATGACCGCACTGAAACTCCTGTCCCGCACCAAGCTCTACTGGGGCCTGATCGCCATCTTCCTGATCGGCGTGCTGGGCTCGCCGGTGAGCTCCAAGGGCAACAACATCTTCCTGTCCTACGGCAATCTGCTCGACGTGCTGCGCCAGGTGTCGACCACCGGGCTGATCGCCACCGGCATGACGGCGGTGATCATCACCGGCGGCATCGACCTTTCCGTCGGTTCGCTGATGGCCATCTGCTCGGTGGTGTGCGCCATGCTGCTGACGGTTCCGGGCGTGACGCCGGGCGTCGTGCTGGGCGTGCCGACCGTTGCGCTGGTTGCGCTGTGCCTCGGCATCGTCGTCACGCGCTTCATCTTCCTCAACTTGGAGAAGTCCCGCGCCGGCGCGGATGCCGCCGCGCGCGATGTCAGGCTGGACACCGTTCGCGGCCTGGTCACGCCGGCGATCGTCGGCGTCGTCCTGTGCTGCCTTTCGCTCTGGTACCTGCTGCCGCAGATCGAGCCCAAATTCGGCGTTCTCGGCGTGCTGCTGGTGGCGCCCTGCGTCGGCCTGCTGTTCGGCGCCATCAACGGTTTCATCATCGTCGGCGGCCGGCTGCAGCCCTTCATCGTCACGCTGGCGATGATGGTGACGGCGCTCGGCATCGCCCGGCTCACCGCCGGCCAGAACAATGCCGTGCTGCCGGTCTATACCGGTTCCAACGCCACCGCGGATTTCGAGCTGCTGCGCTCGCTGGTGTTCGGCGTCATCCCCATGCCCGGCCTGTTCTTCCTCGGCGCGATCGTCATCTATGGCGCGGTGCTGCGCTTCACGCCGTTCGGCCGCTATGTCTATGCCATCGGCGGCAATGAGGAGGCGGCCCGGCTCTCCGGCATCGCCGCAGGCCGCGTCAAGATCGCCACCTATGCCATATCAGGCCTGCTCGCCGGCATCGCCGCGGTGCTCTACGTGGCGCAGTACCGGCAAGGCAAGCCGGACGCCGGCGCCGGCCTGGAACTCGACGCCATCGCCGCCGTGGTCATCGGCGGCACTAGCCTGATGGGTGGGCGCGGCAGTCTCACCGGCACGTTCTGCGGCGTGCTGATCTTCGGGCTGCTCTCCAACATTCTGCAGCTCCACAACATCAATTCGAACCTTCAGCTGGTGCTGAAGGGGATGATCATCATCGGCACCGTGCTCGTGCAGGAGCGCAATGCCGGCGATCTGCTGGCCTATCTGCGCCTGCCCGGAGCGGCGCACAAGGAAACGGCCGCCGCAAAACGGCCGTCGCAAGAGACACCGTCTCTCAATCTCGGAGGAAACAAGAAATGA
- a CDS encoding LLM class flavin-dependent oxidoreductase, which produces MELGLYTFADVSPVPGPGAIGPHERLRNLIEEIELADQVGLDVFGLGEHHRPDYAASAPVVALASAAERSKRIKLTSAVTVLSSDDPVRVFQQFATLDLLSGGRAEIMAGRGSFIESFPLFGYNLEDYDELFAEKLDLLLAIRDQVKVTWSGNLRAPINDRGVYPRPFQERLPVWIAIGGTPQSAARAGALGLPLALAIIGGEPARFAPLFDLYREAAKRAGSDPAGLATSINVHGFIAETTEQAADDFYGPQAEVMNRIGRERGWGPTSRAHFDQSRGPNGALFVGNPEQVAEKIVAQHRIFGNDRFLLQMAIGIMPHAKIMKAIELYGTKVAPIVRKETAKPAPAMAAPVA; this is translated from the coding sequence ATGGAACTCGGCCTCTACACTTTTGCCGATGTGAGCCCCGTGCCGGGTCCCGGCGCCATCGGCCCGCACGAGCGGCTGCGCAACCTGATCGAGGAGATCGAACTGGCCGACCAGGTCGGCCTCGATGTCTTTGGCCTCGGCGAACACCATCGGCCCGACTATGCCGCTTCGGCGCCGGTCGTGGCTTTGGCCTCGGCCGCGGAGCGTTCGAAGCGCATCAAGCTGACCAGTGCGGTCACCGTGCTGTCCTCCGACGATCCGGTGCGCGTTTTTCAGCAATTCGCCACACTCGACCTCCTGTCGGGCGGCCGCGCCGAGATCATGGCCGGGCGCGGATCGTTCATCGAATCCTTTCCGCTGTTCGGCTACAACCTCGAAGACTATGACGAACTGTTCGCCGAAAAGCTCGACTTGCTGCTTGCCATCCGCGATCAGGTGAAGGTTACCTGGTCAGGCAATCTGCGCGCGCCGATCAACGATCGCGGCGTCTATCCCAGGCCGTTCCAGGAGAGGCTGCCGGTCTGGATCGCCATTGGTGGAACGCCGCAATCGGCCGCCCGCGCCGGCGCGCTCGGCCTGCCGCTGGCGCTTGCCATCATCGGCGGCGAACCGGCGCGCTTCGCGCCGCTGTTCGACCTCTACCGTGAGGCAGCCAAGCGCGCCGGCAGCGATCCGGCAGGGTTGGCCACCAGCATCAACGTGCATGGCTTCATCGCCGAGACGACCGAGCAGGCGGCGGACGATTTCTATGGCCCGCAGGCCGAGGTGATGAACCGCATCGGCCGAGAGCGCGGCTGGGGCCCGACATCGCGCGCGCATTTCGACCAGTCGCGCGGTCCCAATGGCGCCCTGTTCGTCGGCAATCCGGAACAGGTGGCGGAAAAGATCGTTGCCCAGCACAGGATTTTCGGCAACGACCGCTTCCTGCTGCAAATGGCGATCGGCATCATGCCGCACGCCAAGATCATGAAGGCGATCGAGCTTTACGGCACCAAGGTGGCGCCGATCGTGCGCAAGGAAACGGCGAAACCCGCGCCGGCCATGGCGGCGCCTGTTGCGTGA
- the sugE gene encoding quaternary ammonium compound efflux SMR transporter SugE, whose amino-acid sequence MSWTFLFFAGLFEIGWAIGLKYTDGFTRLVPTLLTVASMIVSLTLLGLALKALPVGTAYAVWTGIGTVGTALLGIWLLGEPVTAIRLGCIALIVCGIMGLKFAA is encoded by the coding sequence ATGTCCTGGACTTTTCTGTTTTTCGCCGGCCTGTTCGAAATCGGCTGGGCGATCGGTCTCAAATACACCGACGGGTTCACCAGGCTTGTCCCGACCCTGCTCACCGTCGCTTCGATGATCGTCAGCCTCACCTTGCTCGGCCTCGCGCTGAAGGCGCTGCCTGTCGGCACCGCCTATGCGGTGTGGACCGGTATCGGCACCGTCGGCACGGCGCTGCTCGGCATCTGGCTGCTGGGCGAGCCCGTCACGGCCATCAGGCTCGGCTGCATCGCGTTAATCGTCTGCGGTATCATGGGGCTGAAATTCGCGGCTTGA
- a CDS encoding AI-2E family transporter — protein MKAEPAALGAGAAEAEETRVAARADTRLMRSLLIGIFLFMTVYALYFARAFFMPVILAFLLTLTLTPIVRLLRKRGIPEVVSATLLVLVSVFIFASAGYVLSGPVIDLINNTSSIGQQLTERLAQLRRPVERIMEIAHQIEGLTETSQEPGVQKVAVAQSGFLSAAASNILSAGTSLTIIFVLSLFLLASGTMFYEKIIQSFASLTEKKRALRIVYDVEREISHYLLTVTIINTGLGTVIGLGLWALGMPNPLVWGAAAALLNFLPYVGAMITFVLVTVIALISFDTIAYALLAPAFLVLCDIIEGQFVTPMVVGRRLEINAVAIFIAIAFWSWLWGFVGALMAVPLLVVVKVFCDHFESLSHVGNFLAAQHTAVMEEEADEQDGTAAA, from the coding sequence ATGAAAGCCGAACCTGCCGCTTTGGGCGCAGGCGCAGCCGAAGCTGAAGAGACGCGTGTGGCGGCGCGCGCCGATACGCGCCTGATGCGCTCGCTGCTCATCGGCATCTTCCTGTTCATGACCGTCTATGCGCTCTATTTCGCGCGCGCCTTCTTCATGCCGGTCATCCTGGCCTTCCTGCTGACGCTGACGCTGACGCCGATCGTGCGGCTGCTGCGCAAGCGCGGCATTCCCGAAGTGGTTTCGGCGACGCTTCTGGTGCTTGTGTCCGTCTTCATCTTCGCGAGCGCCGGCTATGTGCTCAGCGGCCCCGTCATCGATCTCATCAACAACACGTCGTCCATCGGCCAGCAACTGACCGAGCGATTGGCGCAGTTGCGACGGCCGGTCGAGAGGATCATGGAGATTGCGCACCAGATCGAAGGGCTGACCGAGACCTCGCAGGAGCCGGGTGTGCAAAAAGTCGCGGTAGCGCAGTCAGGCTTCCTCTCGGCGGCGGCGAGCAACATCCTGTCGGCCGGAACAAGCCTGACCATCATCTTCGTGTTGTCGCTGTTCCTGCTCGCCTCGGGCACGATGTTCTACGAAAAGATCATCCAGTCCTTCGCCAGCCTCACCGAAAAGAAGCGGGCGCTGCGCATCGTCTACGACGTCGAGCGGGAAATCTCGCACTATCTGCTCACCGTCACCATCATCAACACCGGCCTCGGCACGGTCATCGGCCTCGGCCTGTGGGCGCTTGGCATGCCCAATCCGCTGGTCTGGGGCGCGGCGGCCGCTCTGCTCAATTTCCTGCCCTATGTCGGAGCCATGATCACGTTTGTCCTTGTCACGGTCATCGCACTGATCAGCTTCGACACGATCGCCTACGCGTTGTTGGCGCCTGCCTTCCTGGTGTTGTGTGACATCATCGAAGGGCAGTTCGTGACGCCCATGGTGGTCGGGCGGCGGCTTGAGATCAACGCCGTGGCGATCTTCATCGCCATCGCATTCTGGTCATGGCTGTGGGGCTTCGTCGGCGCGCTGATGGCGGTGCCGCTGCTGGTCGTCGTCAAGGTGTTCTGCGACCATTTCGAGAGCCTTAGCCATGTCGGCAATTTTCTCGCCGCGCAACATACAGCGGTCATGGAGGAGGAAGCCGACGAGCAGGACGGCACGGCCGCCGCATAA
- a CDS encoding LacI family DNA-binding transcriptional regulator produces the protein MLHVAEAARVSVATVSALINGTATVSPELSQRIEQAIRDIGYKRNAIARSLKMGTTRTIGLTVPHITNPFFTDVVSVIQQAFDRAGYAVMLCCTDEDLNTQDDQIRLLLDRMVDGLIVARVGDGAILKQIVADANVPVVLIDRLCEGVDTDAVVLDNQRAVFDAISYLINLGHRRIGYITGTSDISPMHDRMTGYREALQAAGLPMAEELVRSGNFHEIDGYNATMQLLSLHDRPSAIFSANNPMVIGTMKAIRDIGLSCPEDISVACFDDFPWSDVFQPQLTTVAQPVQAIGEQAANLLLDRLAGNRDAPPRKLVLKGRLMIRNSCRPLGAVVQSVSA, from the coding sequence ATGCTTCACGTGGCTGAAGCGGCGCGTGTCTCGGTCGCCACCGTGTCGGCCCTGATCAACGGAACGGCGACCGTCAGCCCGGAGCTCAGCCAGCGCATCGAACAGGCGATCCGCGATATCGGCTACAAGCGCAACGCCATCGCCCGCAGCCTGAAGATGGGCACGACGCGCACCATCGGCCTGACCGTTCCGCACATCACCAACCCGTTCTTCACCGATGTCGTCTCGGTCATCCAGCAGGCCTTCGACCGCGCCGGCTACGCCGTCATGCTGTGCTGCACCGACGAGGATTTGAACACCCAGGACGACCAGATCAGGCTGCTGCTCGACCGCATGGTCGACGGACTGATCGTGGCCCGCGTCGGGGATGGCGCGATCCTCAAGCAGATCGTCGCCGACGCCAACGTGCCGGTCGTGCTGATCGATCGTCTGTGCGAGGGCGTCGACACCGACGCCGTGGTTCTCGACAACCAGCGCGCGGTCTTCGACGCCATCAGCTATCTGATCAATCTCGGCCACCGCCGCATCGGCTACATCACCGGCACCTCGGACATTTCACCCATGCATGACCGCATGACCGGATATCGCGAGGCGCTCCAGGCCGCCGGCTTGCCGATGGCCGAGGAACTGGTTCGCTCCGGCAATTTCCACGAGATCGACGGCTACAACGCAACCATGCAGCTGCTGTCGCTGCATGACCGGCCAAGCGCCATCTTCTCGGCCAACAACCCGATGGTGATCGGAACCATGAAGGCGATCCGCGACATCGGCCTGTCCTGTCCGGAGGATATTTCGGTAGCCTGCTTCGACGATTTTCCCTGGTCCGACGTTTTCCAGCCGCAGCTGACCACCGTGGCGCAGCCAGTGCAGGCGATCGGCGAACAGGCGGCCAATCTGCTGCTCGACCGCCTCGCCGGCAACCGGGACGCGCCGCCGCGCAAGCTGGTGCTCAAGGGTCGGCTGATGATCCGCAATTCATGTCGGCCGCTGGGCGCGGTGGTGCAGAGCGTGAGTGCCTAA
- a CDS encoding LLM class flavin-dependent oxidoreductase: MTELSVLDLSPIVEGSDASQSLANSLDLARHAERLGYKRYWLAEHHNMPGIASAATSVVIAHVAGGTKTIRVGAGGIMLPNHAPLVIAEQFGTLAALFPGRIDLGLGRAPGTDMNTARALRRNLEAGVDNFPQDVVELMGYFLPAEEGQRLRAVPGEGQTVPIWILGSSLYGAQLAAMLGLPYAFASHFAPAELDHALDIYRSRFQPSEQLDKPHVMLGLNVFAAPTDAEARLLFSSLQQAFVNLRTGRPGRLPPPVENYDRDLDPMAKTMLGQALSCAVVGSPETVRQGIDAFVRRTGADELMVTAQIFDHAARVRSFEILAEAQKSLSQAA, encoded by the coding sequence ATGACCGAACTGTCCGTTCTCGACCTGTCGCCGATCGTCGAAGGCAGCGATGCCTCGCAATCGCTCGCCAATTCGCTCGACCTCGCGCGCCACGCCGAGCGGCTCGGCTACAAGCGCTACTGGCTGGCCGAGCACCACAACATGCCAGGCATCGCCAGTGCGGCCACATCGGTCGTCATCGCCCATGTCGCCGGCGGTACGAAAACTATTCGTGTCGGCGCCGGCGGCATCATGCTGCCCAACCATGCGCCGCTGGTGATCGCCGAGCAATTCGGCACGCTGGCCGCCTTGTTTCCCGGCCGTATCGACCTGGGGCTAGGCCGCGCGCCCGGCACCGACATGAACACGGCGCGCGCATTGCGCCGCAATCTCGAGGCCGGCGTCGACAATTTCCCGCAGGATGTCGTCGAACTGATGGGCTATTTCCTGCCCGCCGAGGAAGGCCAGCGCCTGCGCGCCGTGCCCGGCGAAGGCCAGACGGTGCCGATCTGGATTCTCGGGTCGAGCCTCTACGGCGCGCAACTCGCCGCCATGCTCGGCCTGCCCTACGCTTTCGCCTCGCATTTCGCGCCAGCGGAGCTCGATCACGCGCTGGACATCTACCGCTCGCGCTTCCAGCCATCCGAGCAACTCGACAAGCCGCATGTCATGCTCGGCCTCAACGTCTTCGCAGCCCCCACCGACGCCGAGGCACGGCTGCTGTTCAGCTCGCTGCAGCAGGCCTTCGTCAATCTTCGCACCGGCAGGCCCGGAAGATTGCCGCCGCCGGTCGAGAATTATGACCGGGATCTCGACCCGATGGCCAAGACCATGCTCGGCCAGGCGCTGTCATGCGCCGTCGTCGGCTCGCCGGAAACGGTCCGGCAAGGCATCGATGCGTTCGTGCGCCGCACCGGCGCCGACGAGTTGATGGTCACCGCGCAGATCTTCGATCACGCCGCTCGCGTGCGCTCCTTCGAGATTCTGGCCGAGGCCCAGAAATCGCTTTCGCAAGCAGCCTGA
- a CDS encoding sugar ABC transporter ATP-binding protein: MEQNNSLSSTRSVASDRSDIVLSAEHISKSFGGIAALVDVGFDLRRGEVHALMGENGAGKSTLMKILSGVHTGYEGTVSIDGRPVSFAGVRDAEDAGIAIIHQELNLVPELSVADNIFLGREKLIAGLIVDRKASSRAASALLQRLGIELDPDARVGTLRVGERQLVEIAKALSMSARILIMDEPTSALSPAECQRLFRIIGQLADSGVAIVYISHRIDEVMHLAGRVTVFRDGRHVLTRPMAELDENAIISAMVGRDLLASSQGERDPGGRTVLSVSDLSLSKPDRQGWRQVIDGVSFDLAAGEILGIGGLLGSGRTEIMEAIFGSSDGRAGGEIRLDGQPVDIRSPRDARRLGIALVTEDRKTQGLHLQASISDNVALPLVGALARFGIRSMAGEQGLARQAVKALGIRCRDIDQPAGTLSGGNQQKVVIGKWLATRPRVLLLDEPTRGIDVGAKREIYDLIFRLARDGLAIAVISSELPELLHLSDRILVMADGRQTGILSRDAASEEAIMRLAAPRRTLSRPAA; the protein is encoded by the coding sequence ATGGAACAGAACAATTCCCTTTCCTCGACGCGCAGTGTGGCGTCGGATCGCTCGGACATCGTTCTGAGCGCCGAGCATATTTCCAAGAGTTTTGGCGGCATCGCCGCCCTCGTCGATGTCGGCTTCGACTTAAGGCGCGGCGAAGTCCATGCCTTGATGGGCGAGAACGGCGCCGGCAAGTCGACGCTGATGAAGATCCTGTCCGGCGTCCACACCGGCTACGAAGGCACGGTCAGTATCGACGGCCGGCCGGTCAGCTTCGCCGGCGTGCGCGATGCCGAGGACGCGGGCATCGCCATTATCCACCAGGAACTCAACCTGGTGCCGGAGCTGAGCGTCGCCGACAACATCTTCCTTGGCCGTGAGAAGCTGATCGCCGGGCTGATCGTCGATCGCAAGGCGAGCAGCCGCGCCGCAAGCGCCCTCCTGCAGCGGCTCGGCATCGAACTCGACCCGGACGCACGCGTCGGCACCCTGCGTGTCGGCGAACGGCAGCTGGTCGAGATCGCCAAGGCGCTGTCGATGTCGGCGCGCATCCTGATCATGGACGAGCCGACCTCGGCATTGTCGCCGGCCGAATGCCAGCGGCTGTTCCGCATCATCGGCCAGCTTGCGGACAGCGGCGTCGCCATTGTCTACATCTCGCATCGCATCGACGAGGTCATGCATCTGGCCGGCCGCGTCACCGTCTTCCGCGACGGGCGTCATGTGCTGACGCGGCCGATGGCCGAGCTTGACGAGAATGCCATCATTTCGGCGATGGTCGGGCGGGACCTGCTCGCATCCTCTCAAGGTGAGCGGGATCCCGGCGGCAGGACCGTGCTTTCGGTCAGCGACCTGTCGCTGTCGAAGCCCGACCGCCAGGGCTGGCGGCAGGTGATCGACGGCGTCAGCTTCGATCTGGCCGCCGGCGAGATTCTGGGCATTGGCGGGTTGCTGGGCTCAGGCCGCACCGAGATCATGGAAGCGATCTTCGGTTCGAGCGATGGCCGTGCCGGCGGCGAGATCCGGCTCGACGGCCAGCCGGTGGATATCCGCTCACCGCGCGATGCGCGGCGGCTGGGGATCGCGCTGGTCACCGAGGACCGCAAGACGCAAGGCCTGCATCTGCAGGCCTCGATATCGGACAATGTGGCGCTACCGCTGGTCGGCGCGCTGGCCCGCTTCGGCATCCGTTCGATGGCCGGCGAACAGGGGCTGGCGCGGCAGGCGGTCAAGGCGCTCGGTATTCGCTGCCGGGATATCGACCAGCCCGCCGGCACGTTGTCGGGCGGCAACCAGCAGAAGGTCGTCATCGGCAAGTGGCTGGCGACGAGGCCGAGGGTGCTGTTGCTCGACGAGCCGACGCGCGGCATCGATGTCGGCGCCAAGCGCGAGATCTACGACCTCATCTTCCGGCTGGCGCGCGATGGCCTTGCCATCGCCGTCATCAGCTCCGAGCTGCCGGAATTGCTGCATCTTTCCGACCGCATACTGGTGATGGCCGACGGCCGCCAGACAGGCATCCTTTCCCGCGACGCGGCGAGCGAGGAGGCCATCATGCGCCTCGCGGCACCGCGCCGGACCCTATCGAGACCTGCCGCATGA